From a single Anas acuta chromosome 16, bAnaAcu1.1, whole genome shotgun sequence genomic region:
- the BIRC7 gene encoding baculoviral IAP repeat-containing protein 7 isoform X4 gives MADTVPAEASLRTAHFQLFNSSMRDEARRLRTFSQWPDSSPVPALDLAEAGFYFVGPGDHVQCFCCGGILKDWKAGDCPMVEHLKFFPFCEFVYHETAQNQQQLPLQGIFDCVDGQFLSLLQWMDIEEVALPDPPAHPEMGTEEMRLSTFQNWPQSSEMRPEQLARAGYFYTGQGDMVRCYYCNGSVRNWAVGDDPWREHARWNPRCEFLLGSRGREFVNSVQESFASSRPPGHSRDQTEQDSSASQDAETSRSREEMQSEQQKEPEAVPLSTEEQLRRLQEERTCKVCMDRDVSVVFVPCGHLVACGECALNLRLCPICRAVIRESVRTFMS, from the exons ATGGCGGACACAGTACCAGCAGAGGCTTCTCTCAGGACTGCTCACTTCCAGCTCTTCAATTCCAGCATGAGGGACGAAGCAAGAAGACTGAGGACTTTTTCCCAGTGGCCAGACAGCTCACCGGTGCCTGCCTTGGATTTGGCTGAggctgggttttattttgtggGTCCGGGAGACCACGTACAGTGCTTCTGTTGTGGTGGTATCCTGAAGGATTGGAAAGCTGGCGATTGCCCGATGGTGGAGCACCTGAAGTTCTTCCCTTTCTGTGAATTTGTTTACCATGAGACTGCGCAGAACCAGCAACAGCTTCCTCTCCAGGGAATATTTGACTGTGTGGATGGGCAGTTCCTCAGCCTCCTGCAGTGGATGGACATTGAGGAGGTAGCCCTGCCCGATCCGCCAGCACACCCAGAAATGGGGACAGAGGAGATGAGGCTGTCAACATTTCAGAACTGGCCGCAAAGTAGTGAGATGCGTCCTGAGCAACTGGCTAGAGCAGGATATTTTTACACAG GACAAGGGGATATGGTGAGGTGTTATTACTGTAATGGAAGTGTGAGGAACTGGGCTGTTGGAGATGACCCGTGGAGGGAACATGCCAGATGGAATCCAAG GTGTGAATTTCTGTTGGGGTCGAGGGGGAGAGAATTTGTTAACAGCGTTCAGGAGTCCTTTGCCAGCTCTCGCCCTCCA GGACATTCCAGGGATCAGACTGAACAAGACTCTTCTGCTTCCCAAG ATGCTGAAACCTCACGGTCAAGAGAAGAAATGCAGTCTGAGCAACAAAAGGAGCCAG aagCAGTTCCGTTGAGCACAGAAGAACAGCTCCGCCGCTTGCAAGAGGAAAGGACGTGCAAAGTGTGCATGGACAGAGACGTGTCTGTTGTGTTTGTTCCATGCGGCCACCTGGTAGCTTGTGGAGAGTGTGCCCTCAACTTGAGACTGTGCCCTATCTGCAGAGCGGTCATCCGGGAGAGTGTGAGGACTTTCATGTCCTGA
- the BIRC7 gene encoding baculoviral IAP repeat-containing protein 7 isoform X3: MADTVPAEASLRTAHFQLFNSSMRDEARRLRTFSQWPDSSPVPALDLAEAGFYFVGPGDHVQCFCCGGILKDWKAGDCPMVEHLKFFPFCEFVYHETAQNQQQLPLQGIFDCVDGQFLSLLQWMDIEEVALPDPPAHPEMGTEEMRLSTFQNWPQSSEMRPEQLARAGYFYTGQGDMVRCYYCNGSVRNWAVGDDPWREHARWNPRCEFLLGSRGREFVNSVQESFASSRPPGHSRDQTEQDSSASQDLLRNWRSLSLPSVDQFSVAHNVLEMGFDPLRVLSLVDNKYVLTGTEYLSESELISDLLQLDWEENSVEESRDAETSRSREEMQSEQQKEPGALG; the protein is encoded by the exons ATGGCGGACACAGTACCAGCAGAGGCTTCTCTCAGGACTGCTCACTTCCAGCTCTTCAATTCCAGCATGAGGGACGAAGCAAGAAGACTGAGGACTTTTTCCCAGTGGCCAGACAGCTCACCGGTGCCTGCCTTGGATTTGGCTGAggctgggttttattttgtggGTCCGGGAGACCACGTACAGTGCTTCTGTTGTGGTGGTATCCTGAAGGATTGGAAAGCTGGCGATTGCCCGATGGTGGAGCACCTGAAGTTCTTCCCTTTCTGTGAATTTGTTTACCATGAGACTGCGCAGAACCAGCAACAGCTTCCTCTCCAGGGAATATTTGACTGTGTGGATGGGCAGTTCCTCAGCCTCCTGCAGTGGATGGACATTGAGGAGGTAGCCCTGCCCGATCCGCCAGCACACCCAGAAATGGGGACAGAGGAGATGAGGCTGTCAACATTTCAGAACTGGCCGCAAAGTAGTGAGATGCGTCCTGAGCAACTGGCTAGAGCAGGATATTTTTACACAG GACAAGGGGATATGGTGAGGTGTTATTACTGTAATGGAAGTGTGAGGAACTGGGCTGTTGGAGATGACCCGTGGAGGGAACATGCCAGATGGAATCCAAG GTGTGAATTTCTGTTGGGGTCGAGGGGGAGAGAATTTGTTAACAGCGTTCAGGAGTCCTTTGCCAGCTCTCGCCCTCCA GGACATTCCAGGGATCAGACTGAACAAGACTCTTCTGCTTCCCAAG ATCTTCTAAGGAACTGGAGGTCGCTGTCTCTTCCTTCTGTGGATCAGTTTTCTGTAGCACACAATGTCCTGGAGATGGGCTTTGACCCACTCCGGGTGCTTAGCCTGGTAGACAACAAGTACGTGCTGACTGGGACTGAATACCTGTCTGAGTCTGAACTGATTTCTGATCTGCTCCAGCTAGATTGGGAAGAGAACAGTGTGGAGGAAAGCAGAG ATGCTGAAACCTCACGGTCAAGAGAAGAAATGCAGTCTGAGCAACAAAAGGAGCCAGGTGCACTGGGGTGA
- the BIRC7 gene encoding baculoviral IAP repeat-containing protein 7 isoform X5, protein MADTVPAEASLRTAHFQLFNSSMRDEARRLRTFSQWPDSSPVPALDLAEAGFYFVGPGDHVQCFCCGGILKDWKAGDCPMVEHLKFFPFCEFVYHETAQNQQQLPLQGIFDCVDGQFLSLLQWMDIEEVALPDPPAHPEMGTEEMRLSTFQNWPQSSEMRPEQLARAGYFYTGQGDMVRCYYCNGSVRNWAVGDDPWREHARWNPRCEFLLGSRGREFVNSVQESFASSRPPGHSRDQTEQDSSASQDAETSRSREEMQSEQQKEPAVPLSTEEQLRRLQEERTCKVCMDRDVSVVFVPCGHLVACGECALNLRLCPICRAVIRESVRTFMS, encoded by the exons ATGGCGGACACAGTACCAGCAGAGGCTTCTCTCAGGACTGCTCACTTCCAGCTCTTCAATTCCAGCATGAGGGACGAAGCAAGAAGACTGAGGACTTTTTCCCAGTGGCCAGACAGCTCACCGGTGCCTGCCTTGGATTTGGCTGAggctgggttttattttgtggGTCCGGGAGACCACGTACAGTGCTTCTGTTGTGGTGGTATCCTGAAGGATTGGAAAGCTGGCGATTGCCCGATGGTGGAGCACCTGAAGTTCTTCCCTTTCTGTGAATTTGTTTACCATGAGACTGCGCAGAACCAGCAACAGCTTCCTCTCCAGGGAATATTTGACTGTGTGGATGGGCAGTTCCTCAGCCTCCTGCAGTGGATGGACATTGAGGAGGTAGCCCTGCCCGATCCGCCAGCACACCCAGAAATGGGGACAGAGGAGATGAGGCTGTCAACATTTCAGAACTGGCCGCAAAGTAGTGAGATGCGTCCTGAGCAACTGGCTAGAGCAGGATATTTTTACACAG GACAAGGGGATATGGTGAGGTGTTATTACTGTAATGGAAGTGTGAGGAACTGGGCTGTTGGAGATGACCCGTGGAGGGAACATGCCAGATGGAATCCAAG GTGTGAATTTCTGTTGGGGTCGAGGGGGAGAGAATTTGTTAACAGCGTTCAGGAGTCCTTTGCCAGCTCTCGCCCTCCA GGACATTCCAGGGATCAGACTGAACAAGACTCTTCTGCTTCCCAAG ATGCTGAAACCTCACGGTCAAGAGAAGAAATGCAGTCTGAGCAACAAAAGGAGCCAG CAGTTCCGTTGAGCACAGAAGAACAGCTCCGCCGCTTGCAAGAGGAAAGGACGTGCAAAGTGTGCATGGACAGAGACGTGTCTGTTGTGTTTGTTCCATGCGGCCACCTGGTAGCTTGTGGAGAGTGTGCCCTCAACTTGAGACTGTGCCCTATCTGCAGAGCGGTCATCCGGGAGAGTGTGAGGACTTTCATGTCCTGA
- the BIRC7 gene encoding baculoviral IAP repeat-containing protein 7 isoform X1 has product MADTVPAEASLRTAHFQLFNSSMRDEARRLRTFSQWPDSSPVPALDLAEAGFYFVGPGDHVQCFCCGGILKDWKAGDCPMVEHLKFFPFCEFVYHETAQNQQQLPLQGIFDCVDGQFLSLLQWMDIEEVALPDPPAHPEMGTEEMRLSTFQNWPQSSEMRPEQLARAGYFYTGQGDMVRCYYCNGSVRNWAVGDDPWREHARWNPRCEFLLGSRGREFVNSVQESFASSRPPGHSRDQTEQDSSASQDLLRNWRSLSLPSVDQFSVAHNVLEMGFDPLRVLSLVDNKYVLTGTEYLSESELISDLLQLDWEENSVEESRDAETSRSREEMQSEQQKEPEAVPLSTEEQLRRLQEERTCKVCMDRDVSVVFVPCGHLVACGECALNLRLCPICRAVIRESVRTFMS; this is encoded by the exons ATGGCGGACACAGTACCAGCAGAGGCTTCTCTCAGGACTGCTCACTTCCAGCTCTTCAATTCCAGCATGAGGGACGAAGCAAGAAGACTGAGGACTTTTTCCCAGTGGCCAGACAGCTCACCGGTGCCTGCCTTGGATTTGGCTGAggctgggttttattttgtggGTCCGGGAGACCACGTACAGTGCTTCTGTTGTGGTGGTATCCTGAAGGATTGGAAAGCTGGCGATTGCCCGATGGTGGAGCACCTGAAGTTCTTCCCTTTCTGTGAATTTGTTTACCATGAGACTGCGCAGAACCAGCAACAGCTTCCTCTCCAGGGAATATTTGACTGTGTGGATGGGCAGTTCCTCAGCCTCCTGCAGTGGATGGACATTGAGGAGGTAGCCCTGCCCGATCCGCCAGCACACCCAGAAATGGGGACAGAGGAGATGAGGCTGTCAACATTTCAGAACTGGCCGCAAAGTAGTGAGATGCGTCCTGAGCAACTGGCTAGAGCAGGATATTTTTACACAG GACAAGGGGATATGGTGAGGTGTTATTACTGTAATGGAAGTGTGAGGAACTGGGCTGTTGGAGATGACCCGTGGAGGGAACATGCCAGATGGAATCCAAG GTGTGAATTTCTGTTGGGGTCGAGGGGGAGAGAATTTGTTAACAGCGTTCAGGAGTCCTTTGCCAGCTCTCGCCCTCCA GGACATTCCAGGGATCAGACTGAACAAGACTCTTCTGCTTCCCAAG ATCTTCTAAGGAACTGGAGGTCGCTGTCTCTTCCTTCTGTGGATCAGTTTTCTGTAGCACACAATGTCCTGGAGATGGGCTTTGACCCACTCCGGGTGCTTAGCCTGGTAGACAACAAGTACGTGCTGACTGGGACTGAATACCTGTCTGAGTCTGAACTGATTTCTGATCTGCTCCAGCTAGATTGGGAAGAGAACAGTGTGGAGGAAAGCAGAG ATGCTGAAACCTCACGGTCAAGAGAAGAAATGCAGTCTGAGCAACAAAAGGAGCCAG aagCAGTTCCGTTGAGCACAGAAGAACAGCTCCGCCGCTTGCAAGAGGAAAGGACGTGCAAAGTGTGCATGGACAGAGACGTGTCTGTTGTGTTTGTTCCATGCGGCCACCTGGTAGCTTGTGGAGAGTGTGCCCTCAACTTGAGACTGTGCCCTATCTGCAGAGCGGTCATCCGGGAGAGTGTGAGGACTTTCATGTCCTGA
- the BIRC7 gene encoding baculoviral IAP repeat-containing protein 7 isoform X2 has protein sequence MADTVPAEASLRTAHFQLFNSSMRDEARRLRTFSQWPDSSPVPALDLAEAGFYFVGPGDHVQCFCCGGILKDWKAGDCPMVEHLKFFPFCEFVYHETAQNQQQLPLQGIFDCVDGQFLSLLQWMDIEEVALPDPPAHPEMGTEEMRLSTFQNWPQSSEMRPEQLARAGYFYTGQGDMVRCYYCNGSVRNWAVGDDPWREHARWNPRCEFLLGSRGREFVNSVQESFASSRPPGHSRDQTEQDSSASQDLLRNWRSLSLPSVDQFSVAHNVLEMGFDPLRVLSLVDNKYVLTGTEYLSESELISDLLQLDWEENSVEESRDAETSRSREEMQSEQQKEPAVPLSTEEQLRRLQEERTCKVCMDRDVSVVFVPCGHLVACGECALNLRLCPICRAVIRESVRTFMS, from the exons ATGGCGGACACAGTACCAGCAGAGGCTTCTCTCAGGACTGCTCACTTCCAGCTCTTCAATTCCAGCATGAGGGACGAAGCAAGAAGACTGAGGACTTTTTCCCAGTGGCCAGACAGCTCACCGGTGCCTGCCTTGGATTTGGCTGAggctgggttttattttgtggGTCCGGGAGACCACGTACAGTGCTTCTGTTGTGGTGGTATCCTGAAGGATTGGAAAGCTGGCGATTGCCCGATGGTGGAGCACCTGAAGTTCTTCCCTTTCTGTGAATTTGTTTACCATGAGACTGCGCAGAACCAGCAACAGCTTCCTCTCCAGGGAATATTTGACTGTGTGGATGGGCAGTTCCTCAGCCTCCTGCAGTGGATGGACATTGAGGAGGTAGCCCTGCCCGATCCGCCAGCACACCCAGAAATGGGGACAGAGGAGATGAGGCTGTCAACATTTCAGAACTGGCCGCAAAGTAGTGAGATGCGTCCTGAGCAACTGGCTAGAGCAGGATATTTTTACACAG GACAAGGGGATATGGTGAGGTGTTATTACTGTAATGGAAGTGTGAGGAACTGGGCTGTTGGAGATGACCCGTGGAGGGAACATGCCAGATGGAATCCAAG GTGTGAATTTCTGTTGGGGTCGAGGGGGAGAGAATTTGTTAACAGCGTTCAGGAGTCCTTTGCCAGCTCTCGCCCTCCA GGACATTCCAGGGATCAGACTGAACAAGACTCTTCTGCTTCCCAAG ATCTTCTAAGGAACTGGAGGTCGCTGTCTCTTCCTTCTGTGGATCAGTTTTCTGTAGCACACAATGTCCTGGAGATGGGCTTTGACCCACTCCGGGTGCTTAGCCTGGTAGACAACAAGTACGTGCTGACTGGGACTGAATACCTGTCTGAGTCTGAACTGATTTCTGATCTGCTCCAGCTAGATTGGGAAGAGAACAGTGTGGAGGAAAGCAGAG ATGCTGAAACCTCACGGTCAAGAGAAGAAATGCAGTCTGAGCAACAAAAGGAGCCAG CAGTTCCGTTGAGCACAGAAGAACAGCTCCGCCGCTTGCAAGAGGAAAGGACGTGCAAAGTGTGCATGGACAGAGACGTGTCTGTTGTGTTTGTTCCATGCGGCCACCTGGTAGCTTGTGGAGAGTGTGCCCTCAACTTGAGACTGTGCCCTATCTGCAGAGCGGTCATCCGGGAGAGTGTGAGGACTTTCATGTCCTGA